The Magnetococcales bacterium DNA segment GGGGTCCAGGGGGCACCCCTGGGACTTTTCTTTCCGCCGTTGACGTACCCACACTCCCTGGGGTCCAGGGGGTACCCCTGGGACTTTTCTTTCCGCCGTTGACGTACCCACACTCCCTGGGGTCCAGGGGGCACCCCTGGGACTTTTCCTTTGGCTACAGTCATGCCGCGCTGTACAGGGGTCTGAATAGTTACTCAATCCTTCGCGTTGGCGATATGGGTTTTCAGAAACGCGGCAAACGCCTCCGGCTCCAAGGGACGACTCAACCAGAACCCTTGCAGGAATTCACAACCCTCCTGTTGCAGAAACTCCCGCTGTTCCGGGGTTTCCACTCCTTCGGCCACGACTTCCAGCCCCAGACTGCGCGCCAGTTGGATAATGGCCCGGGCAATGGCGGCATCGTTGGGCATACCGGGAATGACCATGATGAAGGAGCGGTCGATCTTGAGGGTATCCACCGGAAAACGCTTCAGATAGGCCATGGAGGAGTAGCCCGTGCCGAAGTCGTCGATAGCCAGGGTGAAGCCCTGATCGTGCAGGGCCTGCAAGGTGGCGGTGGCGCTTTCGGACTTGTCCATCACCGTGCTTTCCGTCAGTTCCAGTTCGATCAGCGAGGGGGAAATCCCTTCCTCCGCCACGATGTCGCCGATGACGCGAGCCAGATTTTCCTGATGGAACTGTTTGGCCGAGAGGTTGACCGCCACCGTGAGGCGAGGCAGACCCATCTCCCGCCAGATGCGGATCTGACGGCAAACCTCCCGGATCACCCACAAACCGATGGGCAGGATGAGGCCGTTCTCTTCCGCCAGAGGGATGAACTGAGCCGGCGGCACCAGACCGCGCTGGGGATGATGCCATCGCAACAGCGCTTCCGCCCCGAAAAGACGGTTGCTGCCCACCTCCGCCTTGGGTTGGTAGTGCAGCCGGAATTCCTGGCGTTCCAGGGCGTGGCGCAGATGGTTTTCCAACTCCACCCGTTCCCGGGTGAGGCGGTCCATCTCCTCGGTGAAGAAACGATATTGACCCCGCCCGGCGTCCTTGGCGTGATACATGGCCGCATCGGCCCGTTTGGTGAGGGTTTCCGCCTCCGTGCCGTCATCCGGCAGCAGGCTGATGCCGACGCTGGCCCCCACGAATACCTCTTCTCCTCGCAGGTCGAAGGGCTGGGCCAGGCTGAGGCAGATGTTTTCCGCCACCCGGGCCGCCGCCTCGGCGTCACGGATATCCCGCAGGATCAGGATGAATTCGTCTCCCGCCAGCCGGGCCACGGTATCGTTTTCCCGCACCTGGTGTTTGAGACGACGGGCCACTTCCATCAGCAGGATGTCCCCGGCGGCGTGGCCCAGGGTGTCGTTGACGTTCTTGAAACGGTCCAGATCCAGAAAGAGAATGGCGGCCCGCTGATGATAGCGGCGCACGATGGTGATCTCCTGTTCCAGCCGGTCACGGAACATCACCCGGTTGGGCAGGCCGGTGAGGGGATCGTAAAAAGCCAGACGGTGCAGCTTCTCCTCCGTCTGTTTGAGAACCGAAATGTCGGAAAAGATGCCGATGTAATGGCTCAGTTGACCTCGGGGATTGCGCACCGCGTTGATGGTGAGCCATTTGGGAAAGATCTCGCCGCTTTTGCGCCGATCCCAGATCTCCCCCGACCAGTGGTCCTTCTCCCTCAGGGTTTGCCACATGGCGTCGTAAAAAGCGCGGTCGTGCCGTTCCGACTTGGTGACGTTGGGGGTGGCCCCGAGGATCTCCTCCCGGCTGAAGCCGGTGATGTCGCAGTAGGCCCGGTTGACCTCCAGAATACGGGTTTTCCCGTCGGTGATGACGATGCCTTCACTGGTATTTTCGAAGACCTGAGCGGCCAGCCGCAGATCCTGTTCCGACTTGCGGCGCAACAGCAGATTGCGCACCCGTGCCTGCAAAAGAG contains these protein-coding regions:
- a CDS encoding EAL domain-containing protein; the protein is MNTDLSPALILLVDDLPENLHVLASALRNQYRIKTATSGVSALELATREDTPDLILLDVMMPGMNGHQVLERLRANPLTREIPVIFVTADDSERSELSGLILGADDYLTKPIVLPLLQARVRNLLLRRKSEQDLRLAAQVFENTSEGIVITDGKTRILEVNRAYCDITGFSREEILGATPNVTKSERHDRAFYDAMWQTLREKDHWSGEIWDRRKSGEIFPKWLTINAVRNPRGQLSHYIGIFSDISVLKQTEEKLHRLAFYDPLTGLPNRVMFRDRLEQEITIVRRYHQRAAILFLDLDRFKNVNDTLGHAAGDILLMEVARRLKHQVRENDTVARLAGDEFILILRDIRDAEAAARVAENICLSLAQPFDLRGEEVFVGASVGISLLPDDGTEAETLTKRADAAMYHAKDAGRGQYRFFTEEMDRLTRERVELENHLRHALERQEFRLHYQPKAEVGSNRLFGAEALLRWHHPQRGLVPPAQFIPLAEENGLILPIGLWVIREVCRQIRIWREMGLPRLTVAVNLSAKQFHQENLARVIGDIVAEEGISPSLIELELTESTVMDKSESATATLQALHDQGFTLAIDDFGTGYSSMAYLKRFPVDTLKIDRSFIMVIPGMPNDAAIARAIIQLARSLGLEVVAEGVETPEQREFLQQEGCEFLQGFWLSRPLEPEAFAAFLKTHIANAKD